CGGCCGCCAGTTCGCCCGGATCGAATCCGAGCATCGCCGGCAGGCCACGACCCGGGGCCCCAAACGCGACGGTCAGTCCGTCCTCGACGCCCTGGGTCGCTACCTCGGCCGCCATGGACGCCGTCAACGGCGTGCCGTGACGAGAGGTACCGACCCGGAGTCCGGCGTCGGGACGACCGAGAGCGTCCCGGAGGTCCACGCGCTCGACGCCAAAGCCCGGAAGGGGCTCGGCCACGAGCTTCGCGCGGACCGGTCGTCGCGAAGAGACCCTGATGGTCACGCGTTCTCCCTCCGCCACGTCCATACCGGGTGGCGTGTGGAGGGAGACCGGGTGTTGCAGTCCGCAATTGACCCGAACGCGCCCGTCAGATCCGACCTGGGTCACTACTCCCTGACGTAACGACCCCGAACCGCTCGATTCGGAGCCGGTCCATGCCGAGAGACGGAGCGGGGGAAGCACACCAGCGTACTCCAGTTCGTCCCGCGTCCCGAATACCTCCTTTCGGAGGTAGGGCGGTGTCGCGGCGTACCGGAGGACCGTCTCGACGAACCCGCCGCCCCATCGATTTTCCCCCTCGGGGTCCGGAAAGACCTCGAGGCGGTCAGCCCGGAAGACCGCCGCCGCCCGGGCGACGTACCCCAACTTGAGGGTCGCCGTCCGTTTGTCGGTGGTCTCCCGGACGAGGGACGACGGCACGAGTACACTGATCATGCCGGCCCGCGTCCGCGTCTCGCCATGAGACTGTAGGCATCTTTTTCGACTCGCCCATATAAGCATGGCGTTTCAATCCGCGAGTGTGCGTCGGTTTGACGTACGTTTTCGGACGTTTCGGGGTGTTTTGGAGCCGGTCGAAATCCTGGGTCCTGTTCGGGGCGGGCACTCGTCGCCGAACGAAGTATGTGGTTGGAACACATACACGTTCGTATGTTGCCCCTCCAGGTTCCCGGCGGGATGGAGCTGCTAATCGTCCTGCTCCTCTTTGTCCTGCCACTCGTGGTGATCGTCGGCCTGCTCATCATTCTGAAACGCATGCTCACCGGGGACAACGTCGACGAGGAGCGGATCGACGAACTCGAATCGGAGCTGGAGGACCTGGAGCGGACCGTCGAACGGTTGCAAGCGGAGCGAAGCGACGGGGAGTGAGCCCCTCGATTCGAAAGGGTTTTTCCCGTGGCTCACTCAGAGACAGTTGCAAGGCCTGCGCTGGTAGTGTAGTGGTATCACGTGACCTTGCCATGGTCACAACCGGGGTTCAAATCCCCGCCAGCGCACTTCTCAATTACATCGACACCGAGCGACCCGCAGGTGTCGCTCGGTTCGATTTGCGGCCGTGAATGCGGAGGGATTTGAATCAGGGAACGAGCGGAGCGAAGTGACCGTGGTTCAAATCCCCGCCAGCGCACTTCTCAGAAACGTTCACCGGCGAGCGACCAGCTTGCTGTGTCGCGAGCCGTGAACTCGGGTGATGAATGCGGCTGGGATTTGAACCCTATCAGGCGCGCGCAGCGGAGCGAGCACGGCTGATTTCGGTTCAAATCCCCGCCAGCGCACTCCCACTTTTTCCGAGGGGCTGCGGAGCAGCCCCTCGCAAAAACTTGGGGAAAAAGACCGCTATCGGCTGTGAAGGTCTATTTCGGTTCAAATCCCCGCCAGCGCACTTCTCAATTACATCGACACCGAGCGACCCGCAGGTGTCGCTCGGTTCGATTTGCGGCCGTGAATGCGGAGGGATTTGAATCACGCAAATCCGACTGGTGCGAGACGCGAGCGAAGCG
This region of Halodesulfurarchaeum sp. HSR-GB genomic DNA includes:
- a CDS encoding putative RNA uridine N3 methyltransferase, translated to MISVLVPSSLVRETTDKRTATLKLGYVARAAAVFRADRLEVFPDPEGENRWGGGFVETVLRYAATPPYLRKEVFGTRDELEYAGVLPPLRLSAWTGSESSGSGSLRQGVVTQVGSDGRVRVNCGLQHPVSLHTPPGMDVAEGERVTIRVSSRRPVRAKLVAEPLPGFGVERVDLRDALGRPDAGLRVGTSRHGTPLTASMAAEVATQGVEDGLTVAFGAPGRGLPAMLGFDPGELAADSGPPMDSETRPTDSPAGFDAWLNTIPDQGSEVVRTEEAMFATLAHLTLTE